From Flavobacterium sp. 102, a single genomic window includes:
- a CDS encoding M23 family metallopeptidase: MSGKRLKRKIIKKKLFTKNRLVILNEETFEEVFSLRLTLMNVFVVASIGALLIIFITTYIIAFTPLREYIPGYASTKLKRDATELALKSDSLSNALKKNEAYIASIKKVLTGDLDYAKFSKDSITATNLEPVSEEDLQPTEADLKLREQVAREDKYNLFEKAKPKVSVVFFPPAKGMITEKFNPKEKHYAVDVALAKNTPIKTILGGTVIFADWTPTTGNVIIIRHNNGFISAYKHAASLTKSQGDAVRTGEVIALAGSTGNESTGVHLHFELWKDGYPIDPIIFIAFE, from the coding sequence ATGTCGGGAAAACGGCTCAAGCGCAAAATCATAAAGAAAAAATTATTCACGAAAAACCGTTTGGTTATCTTGAATGAAGAAACATTTGAAGAAGTATTTTCTTTGCGTTTGACGTTGATGAATGTGTTTGTGGTTGCCAGTATTGGTGCGTTATTGATTATTTTTATTACTACTTACATTATCGCATTTACACCTTTGCGAGAGTATATTCCGGGTTATGCCTCCACCAAATTGAAAAGAGACGCGACAGAATTAGCTTTGAAATCAGATTCGTTAAGCAACGCTTTAAAGAAAAATGAAGCTTATATCGCTTCTATCAAGAAAGTTTTAACCGGAGATTTGGATTATGCTAAATTCAGTAAAGATTCAATAACCGCAACTAATCTTGAACCTGTTTCTGAGGAAGATTTACAACCCACAGAAGCCGATTTAAAACTAAGAGAGCAAGTTGCCAGAGAAGACAAGTACAATCTTTTTGAAAAGGCTAAGCCAAAAGTAAGCGTCGTGTTTTTTCCTCCAGCCAAAGGTATGATTACCGAGAAATTTAACCCTAAAGAAAAGCATTATGCGGTTGATGTGGCTTTAGCCAAAAACACACCAATAAAAACCATTTTAGGAGGAACCGTAATTTTTGCTGATTGGACACCAACCACCGGAAACGTGATTATTATAAGACACAATAACGGATTTATTTCCGCCTATAAACACGCCGCTTCTTTAACCAAAAGTCAAGGTGACGCTGTCAGAACCGGTGAAGTCATTGCACTAGCGGGTTCAACCGGAAACGAATCAACCGGTGTGCATTTGCATTTTGAATTATGGAAAGACGGTTACCCAATTGATCCAATTATTTTTATAGCATTCGAATAA
- a CDS encoding carboxypeptidase-like regulatory domain-containing protein gives MKTTLLLFLFPLLLFAQTNRGIAERNEVKGVVKDSLSGQPISFVNIWVENENVATTSEEDGTFSISVAAEKNLIFSALGYEKKTIKASQATEVFLNSKAFDLDEVVISNSIDTKRTVIGQTENTIAQAFDNGPRIDVKYFPYSQAYKKTRYIKKVTLSTDSRIEDATIRIRFYSVDANGFPGEEMLKKDLIVSVKNGTKNNKIDLSDYNLVMPKNGLFVGFEKLMIEKNKKEKTITDQNTKTIKILKTYYPFILYNYVERDALYTFSGGKWNKQVKEANGIAEKVKGYEPAINLILTN, from the coding sequence ATGAAAACAACATTACTATTATTTTTATTTCCCTTGTTATTATTCGCTCAAACCAACCGAGGTATAGCCGAACGGAACGAAGTTAAAGGCGTTGTAAAAGACAGTCTTTCCGGTCAACCGATTTCATTTGTCAATATTTGGGTCGAAAATGAAAATGTCGCTACAACTTCTGAAGAAGACGGCACTTTTTCCATCAGTGTCGCTGCCGAAAAGAATCTTATTTTTTCTGCTTTAGGTTATGAGAAGAAAACCATTAAAGCTTCTCAAGCCACAGAAGTTTTTTTAAATTCCAAAGCATTCGATTTGGATGAAGTAGTCATTTCCAATAGTATTGATACCAAAAGAACTGTCATTGGTCAAACAGAAAATACTATCGCGCAAGCTTTTGACAACGGACCCAGAATTGACGTCAAATATTTTCCGTACAGTCAGGCTTATAAAAAAACAAGATACATCAAAAAAGTGACACTTTCTACCGATAGCAGGATTGAAGACGCTACGATTAGAATTCGATTTTATAGTGTTGACGCTAATGGTTTTCCCGGTGAAGAAATGCTCAAAAAGGATTTAATTGTTTCGGTTAAAAACGGAACTAAGAACAACAAAATTGACTTGTCCGATTATAATTTGGTCATGCCTAAAAATGGTCTTTTTGTTGGTTTTGAAAAGTTGATGATTGAAAAAAACAAAAAAGAAAAAACCATTACCGACCAGAATACTAAAACCATAAAGATTCTAAAAACCTATTATCCATTTATCCTTTATAACTATGTAGAAAGAGATGCGTTGTATACTTTTTCGGGAGGAAAATGGAACAAACAAGTTAAAGAGGCCAACGGAATAGCGGAAAAAGTCAAAGGTTATGAACCGGCAATCAACCTAATTCTAACCAACTAA
- a CDS encoding twin-arginine translocase TatA/TatE family subunit — MNFLMIFLGEFGMPQILLILAVVLLLFGGKKIPELMKGLGSGVKEFKNAAKDDAAPIKKEAETKDETKE; from the coding sequence ATGAACTTTTTAATGATATTTTTAGGAGAATTTGGAATGCCTCAAATTCTATTAATTTTGGCCGTTGTTTTATTGCTTTTTGGTGGTAAAAAAATTCCGGAATTGATGAAGGGTTTAGGTAGCGGCGTGAAAGAATTTAAAAATGCGGCTAAAGACGATGCTGCTCCCATAAAAAAAGAAGCGGAAACTAAAGACGAAACAAAAGAATAA
- a CDS encoding twin-arginine translocase TatA/TatE family subunit: MNFLTIFLGTIEFPQMMLILAVVLLLFGGKKIPELMKGLGSGVKEFKNAAKDDVPVARKEETTK; the protein is encoded by the coding sequence ATGAATTTTCTAACCATATTTCTTGGCACAATTGAATTCCCTCAAATGATGTTGATTTTGGCCGTTGTTTTATTACTTTTTGGAGGTAAAAAAATTCCGGAACTAATGAAAGGTTTGGGTAGTGGCGTGAAAGAATTTAAAAACGCAGCTAAAGATGATGTACCAGTAGCAAGAAAAGAAGAAACTACTAAATAG
- a CDS encoding cation diffusion facilitator family transporter, whose product MSEVHIHKHEVKGKNLVLSIILNLIITIAQVIGGIISGSLALISDALHNFSDVLSLIFSLIAHKLSRRKASINNTFGYKRAELIAAFVNASTLVIVAFILIYGAIGRFVNPQPIESGMVIWLALLGIIVNGLSVIFLRKDAEHNINMKSAYLHLLTDMMASVAVLVGGLLMKFYGWFWVDSVMTIAIAIYLIVVGVKLLITSTKMLMLFTPDFIDIKELVREVHKVPGVNKLHHIHVWHLNDEELHLEAHLDCSDDIKMSEFNKLLHEVEQVLFLKFNINHINIQPEFKKEDPKDFIVQD is encoded by the coding sequence ATGAGCGAAGTTCACATCCACAAACATGAAGTAAAGGGTAAAAACTTAGTCCTTTCCATTATCCTGAATCTGATTATTACCATTGCGCAAGTGATTGGCGGTATCATTTCAGGAAGTTTGGCACTGATTTCAGATGCTTTACATAACTTTTCAGACGTGCTTTCGTTGATTTTTAGTTTGATTGCACACAAATTATCCAGAAGAAAAGCATCTATAAACAATACTTTTGGTTACAAAAGAGCCGAATTGATTGCCGCTTTTGTCAACGCTTCAACCTTAGTAATTGTCGCGTTTATTCTGATTTATGGTGCAATTGGAAGATTTGTTAATCCACAACCCATCGAATCCGGAATGGTAATTTGGTTAGCCTTACTCGGTATTATTGTCAATGGTCTTTCCGTAATTTTTCTCCGTAAAGATGCCGAACACAATATCAACATGAAATCAGCCTATTTGCATTTGCTTACCGATATGATGGCCTCAGTGGCTGTTTTGGTTGGTGGTTTGTTGATGAAATTTTACGGTTGGTTTTGGGTTGATAGCGTAATGACAATTGCCATAGCGATTTATTTGATTGTGGTTGGAGTCAAATTATTAATTACTTCTACAAAAATGTTGATGCTTTTTACACCAGATTTTATAGATATTAAAGAATTGGTTCGAGAAGTACATAAGGTTCCGGGCGTGAATAAATTGCACCACATCCACGTTTGGCATCTCAACGATGAAGAATTACATCTCGAAGCGCATTTAGATTGTTCAGATGATATTAAAATGAGTGAATTCAATAAGTTACTGCATGAAGTAGAACAGGTTTTATTTCTTAAATTTAACATCAATCATATCAACATCCAACCTGAATTCAAAAAAGAAGATCCAAAAGATTTCATCGTTCAGGATTAA
- a CDS encoding carboxypeptidase-like regulatory domain-containing protein: MQEKRWLCLLIFIGFSSFAQIKGIVLDENDKPIPYVNIWVENENIGTTAEEDGTFSLLLEETKNIVFSALGFETKIILSTNLTVVVLHSKALELNEVVVERKKGTSEIVIGDFSGIKLNSGVTNTGQENVHVWAKFIKSNEKIKEHPFIKSIEFVTDSRLKNALLRIRIFKVNNEGFPKEDEVEEDILVSIKKGKNNNIVDLTKHNIKIPEEGIIVGFEYLKLEQNKYEYSYTVKGEKGSQKGYAYEPSIKGFFPGSESLLLLNRDGSPRLTRYGNVEIALKMKLTN; encoded by the coding sequence ATGCAAGAAAAAAGATGGTTGTGTTTGTTGATTTTTATTGGTTTTTCTTCTTTTGCCCAAATCAAGGGCATTGTTCTTGATGAAAACGACAAACCAATTCCGTATGTCAATATTTGGGTTGAAAATGAAAATATCGGAACAACGGCAGAAGAAGACGGTACTTTTTCATTACTATTAGAAGAAACAAAAAACATCGTTTTTTCGGCCTTAGGCTTTGAAACTAAAATTATTTTATCCACAAATCTCACTGTAGTCGTATTGCATTCAAAAGCTTTAGAACTTAATGAAGTTGTTGTTGAAAGAAAAAAAGGGACAAGTGAAATAGTGATTGGGGATTTTTCGGGGATAAAATTAAATTCGGGCGTTACCAATACCGGACAAGAGAATGTTCACGTTTGGGCAAAATTTATAAAATCTAATGAAAAAATAAAAGAACATCCTTTTATTAAGTCAATCGAATTTGTTACCGATTCAAGACTAAAAAATGCTTTATTGAGAATTAGGATTTTCAAGGTGAATAATGAAGGATTCCCCAAGGAAGATGAGGTAGAAGAAGACATTTTGGTATCCATAAAAAAAGGGAAGAACAATAATATCGTAGATTTAACAAAACACAACATTAAAATTCCCGAGGAAGGAATAATAGTAGGTTTTGAATATCTAAAATTAGAACAAAACAAATATGAGTATAGTTATACAGTAAAAGGGGAAAAAGGAAGTCAAAAAGGATATGCTTATGAACCATCTATCAAAGGTTTTTTTCCGGGAAGTGAATCACTTTTACTACTCAACCGTGACGGAAGTCCTCGTTTAACAAGATATGGAAACGTAGAAATTGCCTTAAAAATGAAACTCACAAACTAA
- a CDS encoding Tex family protein, producing MTNIQFIQNHVTASPKSIEATLKLLSEDCTIPFISRYRKDQTGNLDEVVIENIAKLIKQYDEIVKRKDSVLKSIEEQGQLTSELKSKIENSFDLQEIEDLYLPYKKKKKTRADIARENGLEPLAKIIMAQNSDDIEFIASKYLNAKVPNEDDALQGARDIIAEWINENIYIRKNLRRLFQRKAIVETKVVKTKKDDEAAQKFSQYFEWAEPISKAPSHRLLAMLRAEAEGFVKLNVEIEKEEAIEFIENNTIKNNRETADQLRLAIKDSYKRLLEPAISNETLQEAKAKADAKAIDVFAGNLGQLLLAPPLGEKRILAIDPGFRSGCKIVCLDEKGDLLYNETIYPHQPQNETAMAMKKIKSMVNAYNIEAISIGNGTASRETEFFIKKIAFDKPVQVFVVSEAGASVYSASKIAREEFPNYDVTVRGSVSIGRRLSDPLAELVKIDAKSIGVGQYQHDVDQTKLKEELDTVVVRCVNSVGININTASKSLLSYVSGIGEKMAENIVAFRSDNGPFEDRKQLKKVPRLGDKAYQQAAAFIRIKDGKNPLDNSAVHPEAYPIVEKMAKDLGLKTAELIGKKDKISLIKPESYITSEIGILGVKDILKELEKPGLDPRKAAKVFEFDANVKTIKDVHSGMILPGIVNNITAFGCFVDIGIKESGLVHISQLGSRFVSDVNEVVKLHQHVQVKVVEVDEERKRIQLTMVF from the coding sequence ATGACCAACATACAATTTATTCAAAACCATGTTACGGCTTCGCCAAAAAGCATTGAAGCAACTTTAAAATTATTATCCGAAGATTGCACAATCCCTTTTATTTCACGCTATCGAAAAGACCAAACCGGAAATTTGGACGAAGTGGTGATTGAAAACATTGCCAAGCTAATAAAGCAATACGACGAAATCGTAAAACGAAAAGACAGTGTTTTAAAATCGATTGAAGAACAAGGACAATTGACTTCGGAACTGAAAAGTAAAATTGAAAACAGTTTCGATTTACAAGAGATTGAAGATTTGTATTTACCCTATAAAAAGAAGAAAAAAACCCGTGCTGATATCGCGCGTGAAAACGGTTTGGAACCGTTGGCCAAAATTATCATGGCGCAAAATTCAGACGATATTGAGTTTATCGCGTCCAAATATTTGAATGCTAAAGTTCCGAATGAAGACGATGCGTTACAAGGCGCGCGCGACATTATCGCCGAATGGATAAACGAAAATATCTACATTCGGAAAAATCTGCGTCGTTTGTTCCAAAGAAAAGCCATTGTGGAAACGAAGGTCGTAAAAACCAAAAAAGACGACGAAGCTGCTCAAAAATTCTCCCAATATTTCGAATGGGCCGAACCGATTTCTAAAGCGCCATCACATAGGTTATTAGCGATGTTGCGCGCCGAAGCCGAAGGTTTTGTCAAATTAAATGTTGAAATCGAGAAAGAAGAAGCTATCGAATTTATCGAAAACAATACGATAAAAAACAATCGAGAAACCGCAGACCAATTGCGTTTAGCCATTAAAGACAGCTACAAAAGATTATTAGAACCGGCGATTTCCAATGAAACATTACAGGAAGCCAAAGCCAAAGCGGATGCCAAAGCAATAGACGTTTTTGCCGGGAATTTAGGCCAACTTTTATTAGCGCCACCACTAGGAGAAAAACGAATTTTAGCCATTGATCCGGGATTTAGAAGTGGTTGCAAAATTGTTTGTTTGGATGAAAAAGGCGATTTATTATACAACGAAACCATCTATCCGCATCAGCCGCAAAACGAAACCGCAATGGCGATGAAAAAAATCAAATCGATGGTCAATGCTTATAATATTGAAGCGATTTCCATTGGAAACGGAACGGCAAGCAGAGAGACCGAATTCTTTATCAAAAAGATTGCTTTTGATAAACCGGTTCAAGTTTTTGTGGTTTCGGAAGCCGGAGCATCGGTGTATTCCGCCAGTAAAATTGCCCGAGAGGAATTCCCCAATTATGATGTGACTGTTCGTGGCTCTGTTTCCATCGGAAGAAGACTTTCAGATCCTTTGGCAGAATTGGTGAAAATTGATGCAAAATCGATAGGAGTAGGGCAATACCAACATGACGTGGACCAAACCAAACTCAAAGAAGAATTAGATACTGTAGTCGTTCGTTGCGTGAATTCGGTTGGGATTAATATCAACACAGCGAGTAAATCATTGCTGAGTTATGTCTCAGGAATTGGAGAAAAAATGGCTGAAAACATAGTCGCTTTCCGCAGTGATAACGGCCCATTCGAAGATAGAAAACAATTAAAAAAAGTGCCACGATTGGGCGACAAAGCTTACCAACAAGCTGCAGCTTTCATTAGAATTAAAGATGGAAAAAATCCTTTAGACAATTCAGCCGTACATCCTGAAGCGTATCCAATTGTGGAAAAAATGGCGAAAGACTTAGGCTTAAAAACGGCAGAATTAATTGGGAAAAAAGATAAAATCAGTTTGATAAAACCCGAAAGTTATATTACGTCAGAGATTGGAATTTTAGGCGTCAAAGACATTTTAAAAGAACTCGAAAAACCGGGATTAGATCCAAGAAAAGCAGCGAAAGTTTTCGAATTTGACGCCAATGTCAAAACCATTAAAGATGTTCATTCCGGAATGATTTTACCGGGAATCGTCAATAATATTACCGCTTTTGGTTGCTTTGTAGATATCGGAATAAAAGAAAGCGGCTTGGTTCACATTTCCCAACTCGGCAGCAGGTTTGTTTCCGATGTGAATGAAGTAGTTAAGCTGCACCAACATGTGCAGGTAAAAGTTGTTGAAGTTGACGAAGAGCGTAAACGAATTCAGTTGACGATGGTTTTCTAA
- a CDS encoding GH3 auxin-responsive promoter family protein, translated as MSIKSIAAKLLAKNIHKKTKAWASKPVETQQKVLNDLIGQAKFTQFGNDHDFANIKNFEDFAAKVPIRDYEALRPYIDKVVKGDENILWKGKPIYFAKTSGTTSGAKYIPLTAASMPFHIEAARNAILSYIHETGKADFVDGKMIFLQGSPILEEKNGIKLGRLSGIVAHFVPKYLQKNRMPSWETNCIEDWETKVNAIVEETLNENMTVISGIPSWVQMYFEKLQQKANQSVGEIFKNFNLFIYGGVNYEPYRAKFENLIGRKVDSIELFPASEGFFAYQDSQKEKGMLLLLNSGIFYEFVKADEFYTEKPKRHTIGEVELGVNYVLIISTNAGLWAYNIGDTIQFTSLKPYRVIVSGRIKHYISAFGEHVIGKEVESALQEAMEGTNVRVNEFTVAPQITPKEGLPYHEWFIEFDPEASGEPENLEDFALRIDKAMRKQNTYYDDLIVGNVLRTLVISKVDKNGFQDYMKSIGKLGGQNKLPRLANDRKIADFFSRK; from the coding sequence ATGTCCATCAAATCAATAGCCGCTAAATTATTAGCCAAAAACATTCACAAAAAAACCAAAGCTTGGGCATCAAAACCTGTTGAAACCCAACAAAAAGTGTTGAATGATTTAATCGGTCAAGCCAAATTTACTCAGTTTGGCAACGACCATGATTTTGCCAATATCAAAAACTTTGAAGACTTTGCGGCTAAAGTTCCGATTCGGGATTATGAAGCATTGCGACCCTATATTGACAAAGTAGTAAAAGGCGATGAAAACATATTGTGGAAAGGTAAACCCATTTATTTTGCCAAAACTTCGGGAACGACTTCCGGGGCAAAATATATTCCGCTGACGGCAGCATCCATGCCGTTTCATATCGAAGCAGCACGAAACGCCATCCTAAGTTATATCCACGAAACCGGTAAAGCAGATTTTGTCGACGGCAAAATGATTTTCCTGCAAGGCAGTCCGATTCTGGAAGAAAAAAACGGAATCAAACTCGGAAGACTTTCCGGAATTGTAGCGCATTTTGTTCCGAAATATTTACAAAAAAACCGCATGCCAAGTTGGGAAACCAATTGCATTGAAGATTGGGAAACCAAAGTCAATGCAATTGTAGAAGAAACGCTTAACGAAAACATGACGGTCATTTCGGGTATTCCTTCTTGGGTGCAAATGTATTTTGAAAAACTACAACAAAAAGCCAATCAATCCGTTGGTGAAATATTCAAAAACTTCAACTTGTTTATTTACGGCGGCGTAAATTATGAACCTTATCGCGCCAAATTTGAAAATTTAATTGGTCGAAAAGTCGATTCTATTGAATTATTTCCGGCTTCGGAAGGTTTTTTTGCTTACCAAGATTCGCAGAAAGAAAAAGGTATGTTGCTATTGCTGAATTCGGGAATTTTTTACGAATTTGTAAAAGCCGACGAATTTTATACAGAAAAGCCTAAAAGACACACCATAGGCGAAGTCGAATTAGGCGTCAATTACGTTTTAATCATTTCCACTAATGCCGGACTTTGGGCTTATAACATTGGCGACACCATTCAATTCACAAGTTTAAAACCTTATCGCGTAATCGTTTCAGGAAGGATTAAACATTATATTTCGGCTTTTGGCGAACATGTCATCGGCAAAGAAGTGGAAAGCGCTTTACAAGAAGCAATGGAAGGAACAAACGTTCGTGTTAATGAATTTACGGTTGCACCACAAATTACACCAAAAGAAGGATTACCATATCATGAATGGTTTATCGAATTTGATCCCGAAGCTTCGGGAGAACCGGAAAACCTGGAAGATTTTGCCTTAAGAATTGACAAGGCTATGCGCAAACAAAATACGTATTATGATGATTTGATTGTAGGGAATGTGTTGCGAACACTAGTGATTTCAAAAGTGGACAAAAACGGCTTCCAAGATTATATGAAATCTATCGGGAAACTCGGCGGACAAAACAAATTGCCTCGATTGGCCAATGATAGAAAGATTGCGGATTTTTTTAGCAGAAAATAG
- a CDS encoding NAD(P)H-hydrate dehydratase — protein MITVDQNLIQKIFKKRLPDSHKGSHGHALIIAGSKDKMGAAIIAAKACLRAGVGLLTVNIPKKEKWVIFNSIPEAMIEFREDNNDWEKYNAIAIGPGFGTDKQAKRKVEFVIETIKLPVVFDADALNILAKNQQLLATLPAKSIVTPHVKEFDRLFGIHFSVEKRQQKAIEKAAELNCIFVLKGHKTFITDGNQSFQNSTGNSGLAKGGSGDALTGIITAFVAQGYEPINSAILGVYLHGLAADITLETQSEESMLITDVIENLGKAFQKINYKKG, from the coding sequence ATGATTACGGTTGACCAAAACCTTATCCAAAAAATTTTCAAAAAACGTTTGCCCGATTCACACAAAGGCAGTCACGGTCATGCTTTGATTATTGCCGGAAGTAAAGACAAAATGGGCGCTGCAATTATTGCTGCAAAAGCATGTTTAAGAGCCGGAGTTGGTTTGCTGACGGTCAACATTCCTAAGAAAGAAAAATGGGTTATTTTCAACTCAATACCGGAAGCGATGATTGAATTTAGAGAAGACAATAACGATTGGGAAAAGTACAATGCTATCGCTATCGGACCGGGTTTTGGAACCGACAAACAAGCTAAAAGAAAAGTAGAATTTGTAATTGAAACGATCAAATTACCTGTTGTTTTTGATGCTGATGCGCTCAACATTTTAGCCAAAAACCAACAATTATTAGCTACACTTCCAGCAAAATCAATTGTAACACCGCATGTCAAAGAATTCGATAGATTGTTTGGTATTCATTTCTCAGTCGAAAAAAGACAACAAAAAGCCATAGAGAAAGCAGCTGAACTAAACTGTATATTTGTCTTAAAAGGACACAAAACTTTCATTACCGATGGAAACCAAAGTTTTCAAAATTCCACAGGAAACTCAGGCTTAGCTAAAGGCGGTTCAGGCGATGCTTTAACCGGTATCATAACCGCATTTGTAGCCCAAGGTTATGAACCGATAAACTCCGCTATTCTTGGTGTTTACCTTCACGGATTGGCTGCTGATATTACCTTAGAAACCCAAAGCGAAGAAAGCATGTTAATTACTGATGTGATTGAAAATCTTGGGAAAGCATTCCAAAAGATAAACTATAAAAAAGGCTGA
- a CDS encoding carboxypeptidase-like regulatory domain-containing protein, whose protein sequence is MKLFFALFSFLSLSAQTTQGIAQRNEVKGFVIDENNQPIPYVNIWVENENIGTTSDDKGFFTINTSEDKILVFSSVGFEVKKTTIQNDGKVILKEAIYKLDEVLISKRKQEKEIEIGDAQRIHHRQLSGDKPWIYGKLFEQDTIYKKTPFIKKIVFYSDSDKKGAKLKIRIFEFNDSIPGNDLIEEDLIVTVNKGMKRNVIDVSKYNLLFPEKGIVIGLEWMIIQENRADFEYKDPKTKKLVKQEDYAPSLVVNYSDKENAFTYSKGKWHRSKVFLTEKKSKEPWYNKIMMPAINLILTN, encoded by the coding sequence ATGAAATTATTCTTCGCTTTATTTTCTTTTTTGTCACTTTCCGCTCAAACCACGCAAGGCATAGCCCAACGGAACGAAGTTAAAGGCTTTGTAATCGATGAAAACAACCAACCGATTCCGTATGTGAATATTTGGGTTGAAAATGAAAACATTGGAACAACTTCTGATGACAAGGGATTTTTTACCATCAATACTTCTGAGGATAAGATACTTGTTTTTTCTTCCGTTGGCTTTGAGGTTAAAAAGACTACAATACAAAATGATGGAAAAGTTATTTTAAAAGAAGCTATTTATAAGTTGGATGAAGTGCTAATATCCAAAAGAAAACAGGAGAAAGAAATTGAAATCGGCGATGCCCAAAGAATACACCACAGACAATTATCCGGAGATAAGCCTTGGATTTACGGTAAATTATTTGAACAGGATACTATTTATAAAAAAACGCCGTTTATAAAGAAGATTGTATTTTATTCAGATAGTGATAAAAAAGGCGCCAAACTTAAAATCAGAATTTTCGAATTCAACGATTCTATACCCGGAAATGACTTAATAGAGGAAGACCTGATTGTAACGGTTAATAAAGGAATGAAGCGAAATGTAATTGATGTTTCTAAATACAATCTGTTATTTCCTGAAAAAGGAATCGTTATTGGCTTAGAATGGATGATTATACAAGAAAACAGGGCTGATTTTGAATACAAAGATCCTAAAACTAAAAAATTGGTAAAACAGGAAGATTATGCTCCATCATTGGTTGTCAATTATTCTGACAAAGAGAATGCTTTTACCTATTCTAAAGGGAAATGGCATAGAAGCAAAGTATTCCTTACCGAAAAGAAAAGCAAGGAACCTTGGTACAATAAAATAATGATGCCCGCCATAAATTTGATATTGACGAATTGA